From one Melospiza melodia melodia isolate bMelMel2 chromosome 6, bMelMel2.pri, whole genome shotgun sequence genomic stretch:
- the DNAL1 gene encoding dynein axonemal light chain 1 isoform X1: MAKATTIKEALAKWEEKSGQKASEAKEVKLYGQIPPVEKMDGALSALVNCEKLSLSTNCIDRIANLNNLKNLRILSLGRNNIKNLNGLEAVAETLEELWISYNLIEKLRGIRVMKKLKVLYMSNNLVKDWAEFVRLAEVPVLEELVFVGNPLQEKFAADQSSWIEEATKRVPKLKKLDGTLVVKGEEEEGAEGAEGAEGAEGGN, translated from the exons ATG GCAAAAGCAACGACCATCAAAGAAGCTCTAGCCAAATGG GAAGAGAAAAGTGGCCAGAAGGCTTCAGAGGCAAAGGAAGTGAAACTGTATGGGCAGATTCCTCCTGTGGAAAAGATGGATGGCGCCCTCTCTGCCCTTGTTAACTGCGA GAAACTATCACTGTCTACAAACTGCATTGATAGAATCGCCAACTTGAACAACCTAA AAAATTTGAGGATTCTGTCTTTGGGAAGAAATAACATAAAGAACCTGAATGGATTG GAGGCAGTTGCTGAAACTTTAGAGGAGCTGTGGATCTCATACAACTTAATTGAGAAACTGAGGGGTATCCGTGTAATGAAGAAACTGAAGGTTCTTTATATGTCAAATAATTTGGTGAAAGACTGGG CAGAGTTTGTGAGGCTAGCAGAGGTGCCAGTACTAGAGGAGCTGGTGTTTGTAGGCAATCCACTACAAGAGAAATTTGCTGCTGATCAGAGCAGTTGGATTGAAGAAGCAACCAAACGAGTACCTAAGCTGAAAAAGCTGGATG gtACTTTAGTTGTTaaaggagaagaggaagaaggagcggaaggagcagaaggagcagaaggagcagaagGAGGAAACTGA
- the LOC134419638 gene encoding acyl-coenzyme A thioesterase 5-like, with protein MWRALAAAPVRALLRTPPARRAASLAVSPHTGPADERVETRVAGLSPGQPVTLRAVAADERGRLFQSCAHYRADSRGELHLGTDASHGGDYTGVEPMGLFWSLAPAGMEKPYQRLVPLSTTAPMKVEVLVHKGHSLPGSIPGPVMAKAEVRRLFTAPGVRRIRLKEGVIRGSLFLPPGDGPFPGVIDMYGDEGGLIEFRSSLLATHGFATLSLPYFDFEDLPMILKDLKLEYFEEAARFLQRHPKVKGPGVGVIGTGKGADLALSMITFLPEVVAAVSISGCSSNTVADLHYGETTLPGLRFDMEKVTVSESGVYDVFEALDDPTNPANSSSVIPIEKAEGHFLLVVGEDDRMWKSSLYAELAIRRLRQHGKDNFELLSYPGAGHRIDPPSTPFCQVAMDRVLGVPVLGGGESKAHAHAQEHSWRRIQEFLHLHLG; from the exons ATGTGGAGAGCGCTGGCCGCCGCCCCGGTGCGGGCCCTGCTGCGCACCCCGCCGGCCCGACGGGCTGCCAGCCTGGCCGTGTCCCCCCACACCGGGCCGGCGGACGAGCGGGTAGAGACGCGGGTGGCGGGGCTGAGCCCGGGGCAGCCGGTGACCCTGCGGGCGGTGGCGGCCGATGAGCGCGGCCGCCTCTTCCAGTCGTGCGCGCACTACCGGGCGGATAGTCGCGGGGAGCTGCACCTGGGCACGGACGCCTCCCATGGCGGGGACTACACCGGCGTGGAGCCCATGGGGCTCTTTTGGAGCCTGGCCCCCGCCGGCATGGAGAAGCCGTACCAGCGGCTCGTTCCCCTCAGCACCACGGCCCCGATGAAGGTGGAGGTGTTGGTCCACAAGGGCCACAGCCTGCCCGGATCCATACCCGGGCCCGTGATGGCCAAGGCCGAGGTGCGGAGGTTGTTCACGGCCCCCGGCGTGCGGAGGATCCGGCTGAAGGAAGGAGTCATAAGGGGCTCTCTTTTCCTGCCGCCGG GGGATGGTCCCTTTCCAGGAGTGATTGACATGTATGGTGATGAAGGAGGCTTGATTGAATTTAGATCTAGTCTCCTGGCCACCCATGGTTTTGCTACTCTTTCTCTGCCATATTTTGACTTTGAAGATCTTCCTATGATCTTGAAAGACTTAAAACTTGAGTACTTTGAGGAGGCAGCAAGGTTCCTACAGCGTCACCCAAAG GTGAAAGGACCAGGAGTTGGAGTGATTGGGACTGGGAAAGGGGCGGACTTGGCGCTCTCCATGATCACCTTCCTGCCAGAAGTAGTGGCTGCTGTCTCAATCTCTGGCTGTAGTTCAAACACAGTTGCAGACCTCCATTATGGTGAGACGACTCTGCCCGGGCTGCGCTTTGATATGGAGAAAGTCACTGTCTCTGAGTCTGGTGTGTATGACGTTTTTGAAGCTCTGGATGACCCAACGAATCCTGCCAATTCTTCTAGCGTGATCCCCATTGAAAAAGCAGAAGGTCACTTTCTCTTAGTGGTAGGGGAAGATGATCGGATGTGGAAGAGCTCCTTATATGCTGAGCTGGCAATCAGGCGTCTACGCCAGCACGGGAAAGACAACTTTGAACTCCTGAGTTATCCAGGAGCAGGTCACCGAATTGATCCTCCTTCTACTCCATTTTGTCAGGTAGCTATGGATCGTGTTTTGGGGGTGCCTGTTCTGGGGGGTGGAGAGAGCAAAGCACACGCCCACGCACAGGAACACTCCTGGAGAAGGATTCAGGAGTTTCTGCACTTGCATTTGGGATGA
- the DNAL1 gene encoding dynein axonemal light chain 1 isoform X2, whose product MAKATTIKEALAKWEEKSGQKASEAKEVKLYGQIPPVEKMDGALSALVNCEKLSLSTNCIDRIANLNNLKNLRILSLGRNNIKNLNGLEAVAETLEELWISYNLIEKLRGIRVMKKLKVLYMSNNLVKDWEFVRLAEVPVLEELVFVGNPLQEKFAADQSSWIEEATKRVPKLKKLDGTLVVKGEEEEGAEGAEGAEGAEGGN is encoded by the exons ATG GCAAAAGCAACGACCATCAAAGAAGCTCTAGCCAAATGG GAAGAGAAAAGTGGCCAGAAGGCTTCAGAGGCAAAGGAAGTGAAACTGTATGGGCAGATTCCTCCTGTGGAAAAGATGGATGGCGCCCTCTCTGCCCTTGTTAACTGCGA GAAACTATCACTGTCTACAAACTGCATTGATAGAATCGCCAACTTGAACAACCTAA AAAATTTGAGGATTCTGTCTTTGGGAAGAAATAACATAAAGAACCTGAATGGATTG GAGGCAGTTGCTGAAACTTTAGAGGAGCTGTGGATCTCATACAACTTAATTGAGAAACTGAGGGGTATCCGTGTAATGAAGAAACTGAAGGTTCTTTATATGTCAAATAATTTGGTGAAAGACTGGG AGTTTGTGAGGCTAGCAGAGGTGCCAGTACTAGAGGAGCTGGTGTTTGTAGGCAATCCACTACAAGAGAAATTTGCTGCTGATCAGAGCAGTTGGATTGAAGAAGCAACCAAACGAGTACCTAAGCTGAAAAAGCTGGATG gtACTTTAGTTGTTaaaggagaagaggaagaaggagcggaaggagcagaaggagcagaaggagcagaagGAGGAAACTGA